The following is a genomic window from Prunus persica cultivar Lovell chromosome G7, Prunus_persica_NCBIv2, whole genome shotgun sequence.
TctaattttgaaataaaataattgcaaCTTTGTTGAGACTTGTACAGTTTTGCAATACAACTTGTTATCATGTTGGTTTTGCACATATTTCTTctaagaaaatggaaaaaaaaaaatttgaaaccaaCGTTTTTGGTTGATCTTCTGTGACAGAGGAGTTGTTGCTGacttttacaaaagaaaaatcatttttcagaAGAGGAAAGGTTTTGTAGCAgagttaataaaaaattagactgACAGGTCTTCTATGTTTATGAAAAATCGTTCATTGAACTCCGATTTATAATATGGTATGAGATTATGAATCATTTGTTTCTACAAATATATGTGCTAAACTGCTAGCTTTGTTGACCAATGATGTAAGTTGCCTACAACATGGGGTCCGTTGACTATTGATGTGGGTTttataagaatataaaagtAATGCTTGAGATGAGTTTTCTTGATCTTGAGCTGTTTGACGACACTGACATCTCTTTTTTACATGACGATTTGTATAAGGGTAGATCTTTAGGTTGGTTGTGCCAGTACTGTTAATTCTGCTGTTATTTAGCAAGATGGCTTCTTATAAGTTTTAAAATCAGCCCACATTTATGGGTTTTCCTTTTTGAAGGAACTTGTGAATAAAATTCTGGTGTACTACATCAAatcagcttttttttttctcctctcttGGAAAGATATGCTTCAGAAACTTATGACCTCTATTACATGTAAATTTTTAGCCTAACAGTAACATGTATTTGGATTATTCCCTTTGCCACCTGAAGATGGCATCATGGCAGTGAACGGGTGATACCTTATTAAAATGCTATATATGTGCATGTTTTACATTATTTCTTTCAACAGGTCACTCGTTCCATAGGGGATGATGATCTAAAGCCTGCTGTAACCGCAGAACCCGAGATAACTGAAACTATTCTTTCGGCAGAGGATGAGTATTTGGTAAGAAATAAGATTTTGATAAATAGATATTAAGTTTGGTGACAGATATATgaattgattttttaaaactaataGTCAGGTTTTGGAAAGAATATAACATGAATTTGGAAAGGACTTCTTCTGAATATGCTTATTGCATGTAGAGCTTCAAGTAGATTTTACTTTGTGATTAACATTTGAAGCTTTCTTTCTCTATGATTAAATTATAGGCCTACATGCTTCTTGAATATTCCCTACTACAATTATCACTGTAATCATCTTTCATCCTGTTTACTGCTCAAACACCACAAAATATTGCACGTCTTCCTGTCCAGTTATCTATTATTCTATGTTTGTTATGAGGGCTTTTCTGGCATCTTGTCAGTGATAATCATTTTTTCACCTTAAATACAGGGTAAGAATAAGACTGTTGTTCATTTATAAGTTTAAGTGTGATACCATGATGGAATCTTGGAGGCCATACACATGTAAGCAGTTGTCCATAGATTACTAAATTGCTAATATTGACTGGGAAGTTCTATGTCATAAACTTAGCATATTCTGATAGTGCTGGTCTTCAATGTTGCTGGATGCTGTTTAAAAATTCTCAGAGCTCTGTTACGAGTCAAAATGTTCCATGAAgttaaaaatattggaaaattatttatttgtatattgtttatttttgacaATGACATTTCATGCCGGTAGGCAACATAACCCACATTGAGTTTTCTgtctaaaaacaaataatctgGTTGCTTAAGATATtcaatctaaattacaattactcttttttgttattcttACGTTTTTGAAACATTTTTGTTTGTCAGGTAATGGCAAGTGATGGATTGTGGGATGTTGTGAGCAATGCAGAGGTTGTTAGCATAATCAAGGACACTGTGAAAGAGCCTGGAATGTGCTCCAAGAGATTGGCGACAGAAGCAGCAGAGCGTGGCAGCAAAGACAACATCACAGTCATTGTTGTCTTCCTTCGTCCCGTCTCCACAGCTGAGAGAATTTACTAGGTTGTTTGATAGTTTCCTGCTTCTGAATGCGAATAGTCTGGTTAAAGAATCAAATGTCGGAAGATACGATGAACCTGGATAATAAAAATTGTAGTTGTACGATACTGACAATGTATATGAAATTTGCATCCAAATTAGTGAATGCTTCTTGCATGTAATAGTTTCATAACATTGATTTATACCATGTATTTATTTTCGCCAATTCAGACATTCTGAATGTAGTCCTTCTCCTTTAGCCTGTGGGGCTGAAAAGAATTAAGTGAGGGGAAGTCTGGAAACCATTGTAGATGATATTACTACAGTAGAAAGAGTCCAGTTAAGGAATAAGTTGTTGAATATCATTTCAATGTTAAATATGTTGAATTGCAATTTGGAATGAAATCTAGAAAgtgtggaaaaaaattggtGGACAGCCAACGGAGGAAGAGCGATAGTGAATGGTAGGAGGAGGTATGGAAACGATAATTTAATTACAGTTGGCGAGTGGCAGTTAAGCCATCGCTGTATTTGCTtgattatttttatggaaataTGATTATCTCATCTTTGTTTTGGGCTTCCATCGGCAGTTGCCTTTGTTTTGGTGTTCCATTGTTTTGTTTCGGTTGAATGTAAGTTGTGAGTTATCTAAACAAGAAGTTGGATGCAAGAAAACAGCTTAAAATGAAAGCTCATCACCCCACCTTGTTCATGTTATACCTAAAAAGCAATGTCTGATAAAAAAATCGGAAGAAGAAATGATGTATGAACCCTAATCGTgtatgacaaaaagaaaacaatcacAGTAGTTCTTGAGTTATTCAGTTTGATTTTGCTAAACCTATGGAACCACGAGACCAAACCTAATCATTTTGACAGActcaaagaaatcaaaaccaatttgAGAAAACTCATAAATATCATGTCCCTAAATGAGCAGCAGGGTAGCTTCTTAAAATTCCCAGATAAGAGTTTTCAGAATCCGAAGCGTTAAAAACCATGAAAGAACAACTtgaatcagaaaaaaaaaaaaacaaaaaacaaaactgttACCTCAGAATGGAATCATGCAATAAGAAACACTCAGTATTGTTGTGCATATTTACCTTAGCTATGCTTCTTGTCGTGGGAAGTTGAAATTCACCGAAAGTAACTTAACTCGAAATTCGGTGCAACCCCTTCTCCTAACTTCGATCtcgaagaaaaagaaagtgttgCAACGAACATCGACTTATGTTACTAGGGTGAGAAGTCTCGAATGTAATTTCTCCAAcgattttttctatttttgtgaaaaggTTTGAAGGTTCTGTCTAGTTATATAGACTTGGGAAACCGACTTAAGCACAACTTTAGTTGGACTTATTTGCTTCCTAGCTTTtaggcccaaaaaataatttctaatattcaataactaaaaatttagaagaaaaaaaatagtattcAATATTAAAGAACGAAAACACAGATGCGTAATGAAgttgattttgttgaattaTCCGGTGATGATATACATACCATATCCTACCTGTTTGGTTTGATAACTTTTATAATGAAaactggttttctttttcttttttggttggatAATTTCCATCATAatccattttatataatttatatatatccatGCATGTTTGGTTTGATaacttttaaaatgaaaactggtttttatattttgggtATAATTTGGTGAGATCAGTATGATGTCGTTTTTTAAGGGTTATTTACTCAAAtggtaattttaaaaaaaaaaaatttttttttagagaactaagaaagtaattttttttttttagagaacTATGTAGTATTGCAGCGGTGAAATTCTATTCCTATCTCTTTCCTCTCCTTGTAAAACTTGGACACGGAATTTTCTtataaaagaaagtaaaaaaaaaactatcagAGCCTTGGGGAAGAGGAaattatatctatatatatatatatatatgaactcTAATCTTGTATggcaagaagaaaacaatcaCACTGGTCCTTGaattattcaatttgattttgctAAACCTATAGAACCACATGACACTGGTCCTTGTTCTGATTGTTATGCCTCCATAGTTGAGTTCCATCATTATGAAGTCTCGGACATGGACATGGatttttaagaaagaaaaagaaaaaagaaaatcccaTCTTGTATATGGcagaaagaaaacaatcaCACTAGTCCTTGAGTTATTCACAATCAGAAAAATTCAACTCTACATAGGCGGGAAGGGGATTAACATTCTGTAGTTGAACTTTCTTTGCTTGCTGCTATATATCTGCAGGTACTAACAATTCACAAATGAACATGACTAATAAAGATGGCTGAAGGAATGAATGTGGTCTAACATGGCTAAAAGTTTCTCTACTGTACAACCAGAGGGAACAAATTTTTCAACAGAAATTTTCTTCAATCTCCGTCATGGCCTCCGGTTGGATTCTGTCAGTTAAgaactagctagctagctagagtGCATTCTAATCGGACCTGACCTTGAGATCCAGTGAGTGGATTAAGGTTAGACATCTTCATCATTGCCCGGGCAAAGTCCATCCGGAAGGTTGATCCATCGTCTGAAGCATAAGCTCTCACCAATCTGGCTGTCCTCTCATTAGCCATCAATTGCTGATCAGCAAAGAGAAGTCCTCTGCCTCTCAACAAGCTCTGGTAGTAATGAGTGTCAAAGCCTGCCCCAGACGATACAGATGATGACAGTTGCTGAAAGTATGGCATCCCCCTCGGCGCAGGCTTCTCACTCATGCCCCTTGATGCCATTGGGGATGATGCCATGGGGCCTGCCGTGGGGAATGCCATGGGAGACGCCATGGTAGCTGCCATTGGTGATCCTTGGCTACTCTTCTCATTACCATTGTCTTCACAGAAAACTCTCATCTCATTGAGGAAACTAGGAGAAACAGTTGGGTCTGTTTTCCCTGTCCCCTTGAAGTTGTGAAGGCGAGACTGAATGAACTCACATCCAATCTTCCCAATGTTGTGCCCTCCTACAGatatgaaacaaaacaaaaacaaaaaaatcagaagGAAAGAATATGTCAAGACTGATTAATCTATTTCAGctccaaacataaagaaaagaagaaaaagaaggaacagAATTTGTTAGTTGAGTACCTAGAAGACTGACGGTTTCTCTGTCAGTAAAACCTCTGAGTGAGAACAGATGAAGTGTCTGAGTGATATTATCATCAGGTTTTGGAATCTCAGCCGTGGCTTCATCATAGTAGGAGCGGGCACTATCTCTTCTACCAGTGAAAAGTGGATAAAAGGGACCACCAGCCTGTCATTTTAGATAGGAAAACACTCAGGGAACAAGACAGCTAAAAGTGCAGGGAAATACTGAAACAAGCAATCAGATAATCTCGTGAAGTGCTCTGTAGCTTTTCCACTTAAGTACCGAGGAGGACTACTAAATGTTGGCAAGGTTGAACAACTAAATTTGTGatagttttggttttttactTCTCTCTTTTAGTTCGGTTTT
Proteins encoded in this region:
- the LOC18771601 gene encoding putative Peroxidase 48, giving the protein MVIFSVLLSWSIPRGESERAFISFSSHEPLVKAVSLASADGGQDFFMEMTDSVAMNIEYDFYRDTCPEAETIVSSTMAQIYSQHKNVSAQLLRLFFHDCFIQGCDASVLLDDSNGNKNHSIEKQAVPNKTLKGFDKIYQIKEVLENVCPGVVSCADILALATRDGVVLAGGPFYPLFTGRRDSARSYYDEATAEIPKPDDNITQTLHLFSLRGFTDRETVSLLGGHNIGKIGCEFIQSRLHNFKGTGKTDPTVSPSFLNEMRVFCEDNGNEKSSQGSPMAATMASPMAFPTAGPMASSPMASRGMSEKPAPRGMPYFQQLSSSVSSGAGFDTHYYQSLLRGRGLLFADQQLMANERTARLVRAYASDDGSTFRMDFARAMMKMSNLNPLTGSQGQVRLECTLAS